Proteins from one Gibbsiella quercinecans genomic window:
- a CDS encoding SDR family oxidoreductase produces MSNKALIIGASGIIGSALAEHLLASGWTVYGLSRGRNAIVPGCQPIIADLTDSESVAAAVSGLGITHAFLTAWSRQANEKENIRVNGAMVRNVLEPLGRTAQLKHAALVTGLKHYLGPFEAYAAGAVPITPFREEQGRQPVENFYYEQEDRLFEAANRYGFSWSVHRPHTIIGFALGNAMNMGQTLAVYATLCKHSGQPFVFPGSAAQWNGLTDMTDARLLARHLAWAALNEQVKNQDFNVVNGDIFRWKSMWAQLAGYFGIEAAPFDGTLRPLEGRMQDAARQWADIAAKYQLQEPNVERLASWWHTDADLGRPMEVVTDMTKSRKAGFLDYQSTPDAFVDLFERLKAQRLIPA; encoded by the coding sequence ATGAGCAACAAAGCACTGATTATCGGCGCCAGTGGCATCATCGGCAGCGCACTGGCTGAACACCTTCTTGCCAGCGGCTGGACGGTTTACGGCCTGTCACGCGGGCGCAACGCCATCGTCCCTGGCTGCCAGCCGATCATCGCCGATCTTACGGATAGCGAGTCCGTTGCGGCGGCGGTTAGCGGGCTGGGTATCACCCATGCGTTCCTCACTGCCTGGTCACGGCAGGCAAACGAGAAAGAGAATATTCGCGTGAACGGCGCCATGGTGCGCAACGTGCTTGAACCGCTCGGACGCACGGCGCAGCTTAAACACGCGGCATTGGTCACCGGCCTGAAACACTATCTCGGGCCGTTCGAAGCCTACGCCGCAGGGGCAGTGCCGATCACGCCGTTTCGTGAAGAACAAGGCCGCCAACCGGTGGAAAATTTCTACTACGAGCAGGAAGACCGGCTGTTCGAAGCCGCCAATCGCTACGGTTTTAGCTGGAGCGTGCATCGGCCCCATACGATTATCGGTTTCGCACTCGGCAACGCGATGAACATGGGGCAGACGCTGGCCGTCTATGCCACGCTGTGCAAACACAGCGGCCAACCCTTTGTCTTCCCAGGTTCGGCGGCGCAGTGGAACGGCCTCACGGACATGACCGATGCGCGCCTGCTGGCACGGCACCTGGCATGGGCGGCGCTGAATGAACAGGTCAAAAACCAGGATTTCAACGTGGTAAACGGCGATATTTTTCGCTGGAAATCGATGTGGGCGCAGTTGGCCGGCTACTTCGGCATTGAGGCCGCGCCGTTTGACGGCACGCTTCGCCCACTGGAAGGCCGAATGCAGGATGCAGCGCGCCAATGGGCCGATATCGCAGCCAAATATCAGTTACAAGAACCGAACGTTGAACGCCTGGCTTCGTGGTGGCATACGGATGCCGATCTCGGCCGGCCGATGGAAGTGGTGACGGATATGACGAAAAGCCGCAAGGCCGGGTTCCTCGATTACCAAAGCACGCCTGATGCGTTTGTCGATCTGTTCGAGCGGCTAAAGGCCCAGCGCCTTATTCCGGCGTAA
- a CDS encoding L-dopachrome tautomerase-related protein: MWSVPAVSAPAQLETVITTPYQINGIAVAQDGRVFVGMPRWVQQASFSVGVVVNGEVVPYPGDSWNTWAPQSDPAQHFVNINALRIEPDKPDHLWAVDCTLGKGGAKLVDIDIKKNQIGRVYPLDASIVPVPGGCLNDVRIVNQIAFLTESGTGAIITLDLASGQARRLLANSQKTKAEPGKVAVIDGVAEKTPEGGIPIVNADGIEISPDKQWLYFCPPLGGTLWRVQLSDLLNTQLDEASLDQRVENLGPLMPVGGILMLPSGDMLLSDVEHYAIQLRRPDGSLRQVVTSALLDWPDAMAIGPDGKVYTGAAQAHRTPANNGGRDDTHPPFRVLRFPLP, encoded by the coding sequence ATGTGGTCGGTGCCGGCGGTATCCGCGCCGGCCCAGTTGGAAACGGTGATTACCACGCCCTACCAAATAAACGGTATCGCCGTTGCCCAGGATGGCCGGGTATTCGTCGGTATGCCGCGCTGGGTGCAGCAGGCCTCGTTTTCGGTTGGCGTGGTGGTGAACGGCGAGGTCGTCCCTTATCCCGGCGATAGCTGGAATACGTGGGCGCCGCAGTCCGATCCGGCGCAGCATTTTGTCAACATCAATGCGCTGCGCATCGAGCCGGATAAGCCGGATCACCTGTGGGCGGTGGATTGTACGTTGGGCAAAGGGGGCGCGAAGCTGGTCGATATTGATATTAAAAAGAATCAGATCGGGCGTGTGTACCCGCTTGATGCATCGATTGTGCCGGTACCGGGCGGCTGCCTTAACGATGTGCGCATTGTTAACCAGATCGCTTTCCTGACGGAATCGGGCACCGGTGCCATTATTACGCTCGATTTAGCCAGCGGGCAGGCGCGCCGTTTGTTGGCCAACAGCCAGAAAACCAAAGCGGAGCCGGGCAAGGTGGCGGTGATCGACGGCGTGGCGGAGAAAACGCCTGAAGGCGGCATCCCGATCGTCAATGCCGACGGCATTGAAATCAGCCCTGATAAACAGTGGCTGTATTTCTGCCCGCCGTTGGGGGGCACGTTGTGGCGTGTGCAGTTAAGCGATCTGCTTAACACCCAGCTTGATGAAGCCTCGCTTGATCAGCGGGTGGAAAATCTTGGGCCATTGATGCCGGTTGGCGGCATTCTGATGCTGCCCAGCGGTGATATGCTGCTGTCGGATGTGGAGCATTATGCCATCCAACTGCGGCGGCCGGATGGCTCGCTGCGCCAGGTGGTTACGTCGGCGCTGCTTGACTGGCCGGACGCCATGGCGATTGGGCCGGACGGCAAGGTTTACACCGGCGCCGCGCAGGCGCATCGCACGCCGGCCAACAATGGCGGCCGTGATGATACCCATCCACCGTTTCGTGTGTTGCGCTTCCCACTGCCGTGA
- the garR gene encoding 2-hydroxy-3-oxopropionate reductase produces the protein METVYTDEETSMNIGFIGLGIMGKPMSKNLLKANYSLIVSDLNQTSVNELVALGAMGATSIKALAAQCDVIITMLPNSPQVKQVVLGEEGVIAGAKPGSVLIDMSSIAPLASQEIAAELAKKNISMLDAPVSGGEPKAIDGSLSVMVGGDIALFEKYYDLLSAMASSVVHTGDVGAGNITKLSNQIIVALNIAAMSEAFILATKAGVDPQVVYNAIRGGLAGSTVLDAKAPMVLARNFKPGFRLNLHIKDLQNALDTSHSIGAHLPLTSMVMEIMQALRTHDMGELDHSAIARFYEAQTGTEIKAN, from the coding sequence CTGGAAACCGTCTATACAGATGAGGAGACATCAATGAATATCGGATTTATCGGTTTAGGCATTATGGGCAAGCCCATGAGTAAAAATTTGCTAAAAGCAAATTACTCGTTGATTGTTAGCGATCTAAATCAAACCTCGGTAAACGAGCTCGTCGCCCTGGGGGCGATGGGCGCCACCAGTATCAAAGCGCTCGCAGCGCAATGTGACGTGATTATCACCATGCTGCCGAATTCGCCGCAGGTGAAGCAGGTTGTTTTGGGGGAAGAAGGGGTGATTGCCGGTGCAAAACCGGGCAGCGTATTGATTGATATGAGTTCCATCGCGCCTTTGGCCAGCCAGGAGATCGCCGCCGAATTAGCAAAGAAAAATATTTCAATGCTGGATGCGCCGGTGAGCGGCGGCGAACCGAAGGCGATTGACGGTTCGCTTTCGGTGATGGTTGGGGGCGATATTGCCCTATTTGAAAAGTATTACGACTTACTCAGCGCCATGGCGAGTTCTGTGGTACACACCGGGGATGTTGGCGCCGGGAATATCACCAAGCTTTCCAATCAAATTATTGTCGCCCTTAATATTGCGGCCATGTCGGAAGCCTTTATATTGGCGACCAAAGCCGGCGTGGATCCCCAGGTGGTATATAACGCTATTCGCGGCGGGTTAGCCGGCAGCACCGTCCTTGACGCGAAAGCGCCGATGGTTTTGGCTCGGAACTTCAAGCCGGGTTTCCGCCTGAATTTACACATAAAAGATTTGCAAAACGCCCTGGACACCTCACACAGCATTGGCGCGCATTTGCCCTTAACTTCAATGGTAATGGAAATTATGCAGGCGCTGCGTACCCATGATATGGGGGAGTTGGATCACAGCGCAATAGCGCGTTTTTATGAGGCGCAGACCGGCACGGAAATAAAAGCTAATTAG
- the garL gene encoding 2-dehydro-3-deoxyglucarate aldolase produces the protein MNTCINEFRKNVLSQKNQIGCWSSLGSPITTEILGYAGFDWLLLDGEHACNDIMTFIPQLMALKDSRSAPVVRPEWNDVIVIKRLLDIGFSNFLIPFIDTEADAIKAVTATRYPPQGIRGISLAQRNNKYGTVPDYFANINDNICIMAQIESQTGIDNAEKIAAVDGIDVLFVGPSDLSANLGYFSDLHHPEMQKAIQHVFDVARAHHKAAGILAPVEADAQRYLAMGATCVAVGSDLGLFRAATKKLADGFITKES, from the coding sequence ATGAATACGTGTATAAATGAATTCAGAAAAAATGTGCTTTCGCAGAAAAACCAAATTGGCTGCTGGTCTTCGCTGGGCAGCCCGATCACCACAGAAATTTTGGGATATGCCGGTTTTGACTGGCTGTTGCTTGATGGGGAGCACGCCTGTAATGATATTATGACCTTTATTCCGCAATTAATGGCGCTAAAAGATAGCCGCAGCGCGCCCGTCGTCCGGCCGGAATGGAATGATGTTATCGTTATCAAACGGCTGCTGGATATTGGTTTTTCTAATTTTCTCATCCCGTTTATCGACACTGAGGCTGACGCCATTAAGGCCGTTACTGCAACGCGCTATCCGCCTCAAGGTATTCGCGGGATTTCGCTGGCGCAAAGAAATAATAAATACGGCACCGTGCCTGACTATTTTGCCAATATTAACGACAATATTTGCATCATGGCGCAAATTGAAAGCCAGACCGGCATCGATAATGCGGAAAAAATCGCGGCTGTTGATGGGATCGACGTGCTGTTCGTTGGGCCGAGCGATCTCTCGGCCAATTTGGGCTATTTTTCGGATTTACACCATCCTGAAATGCAAAAAGCTATCCAACATGTTTTTGATGTCGCCAGGGCTCATCATAAAGCGGCGGGGATCCTTGCGCCCGTCGAGGCGGATGCCCAACGTTATTTGGCGATGGGGGCAACCTGCGTTGCGGTGGGCAGCGATTTAGGTTTATTCCGTGCGGCGACTAAAAAGCTGGCTGACGGATTTATCACGAAAGAATCCTGA
- a CDS encoding hydroxypyruvate isomerase family protein, whose product MFYPNIGFLFTEYPLAQRFAAAKQCGFDIVECPNPYSIPLDELTLLLKNSRVSIASMNTPSGDPAQGEFGFAGVPGKEAVFLAHWQMALAYATALGVKKIHVTAGIVEPQQRQAALATLVKNLRAIAQQAAAADIILLLEPINQRDMPGYLVSHSDRVAQLIGEIGADNIKLLFDVYHIQIMEGDLINRIERYAEIIGHVQIAGIPARNEPDEGEVNFRAVISAFKRIGFRDPIALEYRPRGKTEEGLNTLKTLAV is encoded by the coding sequence ATGTTCTATCCGAATATTGGGTTTTTATTTACTGAATATCCGTTGGCGCAGCGGTTCGCGGCGGCGAAGCAATGTGGGTTCGATATTGTTGAATGCCCTAATCCGTATAGCATTCCCCTTGATGAACTCACGCTTTTGCTAAAGAACAGCCGGGTTTCCATCGCCAGCATGAATACGCCGAGCGGTGATCCGGCCCAGGGGGAGTTTGGTTTTGCCGGTGTTCCCGGTAAAGAGGCGGTTTTTTTGGCGCATTGGCAAATGGCATTGGCCTATGCAACGGCGTTGGGGGTGAAAAAGATCCATGTCACCGCTGGTATTGTCGAACCGCAGCAACGGCAGGCGGCGTTGGCCACGCTGGTTAAAAACCTGCGTGCGATCGCACAACAAGCCGCTGCCGCCGATATTATTTTGTTGCTTGAGCCGATTAACCAACGCGATATGCCCGGTTACCTGGTTTCTCACAGCGATCGGGTTGCACAGCTGATCGGTGAAATTGGGGCGGACAATATCAAGCTGCTGTTCGACGTTTATCATATCCAAATTATGGAAGGGGATTTGATTAACCGGATCGAACGTTATGCCGAGATTATCGGGCATGTTCAAATTGCCGGCATTCCCGCCCGGAATGAGCCGGATGAAGGGGAAGTTAACTTTCGGGCCGTCATCTCGGCATTCAAGCGGATAGGGTTCCGCGATCCTATCGCGCTGGAGTATCGCCCCAGAGGCAAGACCGAGGAGGGACTCAATACATTGAAAACGTTGGCAGTATAA
- a CDS encoding CoA-acylating methylmalonate-semialdehyde dehydrogenase, translated as MKKIQHFIQGKYAAGSSQQTKPVYNPALGTQSGEVILADQGDIDAAVAAAKAAFPAWANTTPLRRARIMFRFKELLEKNAAKIAEIISQEHGKTVSDAKGELTRGIEVVEFACGIPQVLKGEYSAQAGTGVNSHSLRQPLGVVAGITPFNFPAMVPLWMIPMALACGNTFILKPSERDPTTALLLAELLKEAGLPDGVFNVLQGDKVAVDGLLFHPDVAAISFVGSTPIARYIYEQGCAHGKRVQALGGAKNHMLIMPDADLDVTVEALIGAAYGSAGERCMAISVAVAVGDDVADRLSQKLQARIATLQVGVGSDDQAEMGPLVSAEHQEKVKGYITAGVEEGATLLVDGRDFTLSGYEKGFFVGPTLFDQVSTSMRIYKEEIFGPVLAIVRVDSFDEGLRLINEHEFGNGASIFTDSGRAADEFEHRVQAGMVGINIPIPVPMAFHSFGGWKASLFGDHHMHGPEGVRFYTRLKTVTSRWPKEHTKAEFNMPTL; from the coding sequence ATGAAGAAAATCCAACACTTTATTCAAGGGAAATACGCCGCCGGTTCTTCCCAACAAACGAAACCGGTTTATAACCCGGCGCTGGGTACACAAAGTGGCGAAGTGATCCTGGCGGATCAAGGGGACATTGATGCCGCGGTCGCCGCCGCTAAAGCCGCATTCCCGGCTTGGGCGAATACCACGCCGCTGCGTCGTGCGCGGATTATGTTCCGTTTTAAGGAATTGCTGGAAAAAAACGCGGCTAAAATCGCCGAAATTATCTCCCAGGAACATGGCAAGACGGTATCGGATGCCAAAGGCGAACTGACCCGGGGTATTGAAGTGGTGGAATTCGCCTGCGGTATCCCTCAGGTGCTGAAGGGCGAATATTCGGCGCAGGCCGGCACCGGCGTTAATAGCCATAGCTTGCGTCAACCTTTGGGGGTTGTGGCGGGGATCACGCCGTTTAATTTTCCAGCCATGGTGCCGTTGTGGATGATCCCGATGGCGCTGGCGTGTGGCAATACCTTTATTTTGAAGCCTTCGGAGCGGGATCCAACCACTGCATTGTTATTGGCGGAGCTGCTTAAAGAGGCCGGGTTGCCGGATGGTGTCTTTAACGTGCTGCAAGGGGACAAGGTTGCGGTGGACGGCTTGCTTTTCCACCCGGACGTGGCGGCCATCAGTTTCGTTGGCTCTACGCCGATTGCGCGTTACATCTACGAACAAGGATGCGCCCATGGCAAACGCGTTCAGGCGTTGGGTGGGGCAAAAAACCATATGTTGATCATGCCGGATGCCGATCTGGATGTGACCGTTGAAGCGTTAATTGGCGCGGCCTATGGCTCGGCGGGCGAGCGTTGCATGGCCATTTCGGTCGCGGTTGCCGTTGGGGACGATGTCGCCGACCGGTTGAGCCAAAAGCTGCAAGCACGCATTGCTACGCTGCAGGTGGGCGTCGGCAGCGACGATCAGGCGGAAATGGGGCCGTTAGTTTCTGCTGAACATCAGGAAAAGGTGAAAGGTTACATCACCGCGGGTGTTGAGGAAGGCGCAACGTTGCTGGTGGACGGCAGGGATTTCACGCTTTCAGGCTATGAAAAGGGGTTCTTTGTCGGGCCGACCCTGTTTGACCAGGTTAGCACCTCAATGCGGATTTATAAGGAAGAAATTTTTGGGCCGGTTCTGGCTATCGTGCGGGTGGATAGCTTTGATGAAGGGCTGCGCCTGATTAACGAGCATGAGTTCGGCAATGGCGCGAGTATTTTTACCGATTCCGGCCGGGCCGCCGATGAGTTTGAACACCGTGTGCAGGCGGGGATGGTCGGTATTAATATTCCAATTCCAGTTCCCATGGCGTTTCATAGTTTCGGCGGTTGGAAGGCCTCGCTCTTTGGCGATCATCATATGCACGGGCCGGAAGGCGTTCGGTTTTACACCCGGCTCAAGACGGTGACCTCCCGTTGGCCCAAAGAGCATACCAAAGCCGAATTTAATATGCCGACCCTGTAA
- the araD gene encoding L-arabinonate dehydratase, whose translation MSTNKKVSPESLRSYRWYGAPVFRSLGHRARMAQQGYAREDYMGKPVIGLINTWSEINPCHTHFKDRAEQIKRGIFQAGGFPIELPAMSLGEPYVRPAAMLYRNLLAIETEELLRSHPIDGVVLMGGCDKTTPGLIMGAISMNIPAIYFPAGPSLRGDNKGKTLGSGTDLFASWYKYKAGEYTEQQLEEVENGISRSAGTCMTMGTAPTMMSMADAMGFCLPGASSIVAPDSRHAIMAERTGRRIVEMVWDDLKPSDFLSAASFDNAIATALALGGSTNSVVHVIAMARRAGVPLTVERFDEIAQKVPHLANIRPAGKYLMEDFYYAGGLKALLARMGDLIDGSALTVTGKTIGENIQGAEVYNDDVILPLEQPLGELGSLVILRGNLAPNSAVLKIHAADPGLREHIGKAVVFENVTDLQSRIDDPALEVDKDSVLVLKNAGPLGAPGFPEWGQIPIPKKLLEQGVRDMVRISDSRMSGTSFGSCVVHIAPESFIGGPLAFVNNGDLIELSVSKRQLNLLISEPEMERRRAAWVKPAPYYPRGYGKMFTEHVSQADDGCDFDYLETVAGEQGKIPEPPIQ comes from the coding sequence ATGTCAACTAATAAAAAAGTGAGTCCTGAATCTTTACGCAGTTATCGTTGGTATGGCGCACCCGTGTTTCGTTCATTGGGGCACCGTGCCAGAATGGCTCAACAGGGGTATGCCAGAGAAGACTATATGGGCAAGCCGGTTATCGGCTTAATTAACACCTGGAGTGAAATCAATCCTTGCCATACGCATTTTAAAGATCGGGCAGAACAAATAAAGCGTGGCATTTTCCAGGCCGGTGGTTTTCCGATTGAATTGCCGGCAATGTCGTTGGGCGAGCCCTATGTTCGCCCGGCAGCGATGCTGTATCGTAATCTGCTGGCGATTGAAACGGAGGAATTACTGCGCTCGCACCCGATTGATGGCGTAGTGCTGATGGGCGGATGCGATAAAACGACCCCTGGGCTTATCATGGGGGCAATTTCGATGAATATACCGGCGATTTATTTCCCGGCGGGCCCGTCTTTACGTGGGGATAATAAAGGGAAAACGCTGGGTTCCGGCACCGATCTGTTTGCCTCCTGGTATAAGTACAAAGCCGGTGAATATACCGAACAGCAACTGGAAGAAGTGGAGAATGGTATCTCGCGCTCGGCCGGTACCTGTATGACCATGGGCACGGCGCCGACCATGATGAGTATGGCCGACGCCATGGGGTTTTGTTTGCCGGGGGCATCGTCGATTGTCGCACCGGATTCCCGGCATGCGATCATGGCGGAAAGAACCGGGCGCCGCATCGTTGAAATGGTATGGGACGATTTAAAACCGTCGGACTTTTTAAGCGCGGCCTCGTTTGATAATGCTATCGCGACCGCGTTGGCATTAGGCGGTTCAACGAACTCCGTCGTGCATGTTATCGCCATGGCCCGGCGCGCTGGCGTACCGTTAACCGTGGAACGCTTTGATGAAATTGCGCAAAAGGTGCCGCATTTAGCCAACATCCGCCCTGCAGGGAAATATCTGATGGAGGATTTCTACTATGCCGGCGGCTTAAAAGCGTTGTTGGCAAGAATGGGGGATTTGATTGATGGTTCCGCGCTCACCGTGACGGGAAAAACAATAGGCGAAAACATCCAGGGGGCTGAAGTTTATAACGACGACGTGATACTGCCGCTGGAGCAGCCGCTTGGGGAATTGGGCAGCCTGGTCATTTTGCGCGGCAATCTGGCGCCCAACAGTGCGGTACTGAAAATTCATGCGGCGGATCCAGGGTTGCGGGAGCATATCGGCAAAGCCGTGGTGTTTGAAAACGTGACGGATCTGCAAAGCCGCATCGATGACCCGGCGCTCGAAGTGGATAAGGATTCGGTGCTGGTGCTGAAAAACGCCGGCCCGTTGGGCGCGCCAGGGTTCCCTGAATGGGGGCAAATTCCCATTCCGAAGAAATTACTTGAGCAGGGCGTCCGGGATATGGTGCGCATTTCTGATTCAAGAATGAGTGGAACCAGCTTTGGCTCCTGCGTGGTGCATATTGCGCCGGAATCTTTTATTGGCGGGCCGCTGGCCTTTGTCAATAATGGTGACCTTATCGAATTAAGCGTTTCGAAGCGGCAGCTTAATTTACTGATATCAGAACCGGAAATGGAACGCCGCCGGGCGGCATGGGTAAAACCCGCACCTTATTATCCACGGGGATATGGGAAAATGTTCACTGAACATGTTAGCCAGGCGGACGATGGCTGTGATTTCGATTATCTGGAAACCGTTGCCGGCGAGCAGGGCAAAATCCCAGAGCCGCCAATACAATAA
- a CDS encoding MFS transporter encodes MTDITEQIKLKKTGFIRYLVVFMLFIVTAVNYGDRAVLSIAGVPMSEELGISSVSLGYIFSAFAWAYVLGQIPGGRLLDRFGSRRVYFWSIFLWSLFTMLQAGVFLLHGVTLFGTVSLAVAVLFLLRFIVGLAECPAFPGNSRVVSAWFPLKERGTASAVFNSAQYFATAIFAPIMGWFTHNYGWHSAFIFMGLIGIIISFIWLRIIYPPSQHPWVSKDELAYIEQGGALVNLDASLGKTEPQAAAFVEKETEKKITVKMLLSQRLLVGVYLGQYCISTLTWFFISWFPVYLIKERHMTILGAGFAASLPALCGFAGGILGGIVSDFLIKKGCSLSLARKTPIILGMLCSMSMLICNYVDSISLAIFFMSLAFFGKGFGALGWAVVADTSPKEAIGLSGGLFNTIGNIAGIVTPIIIGYIVAATGSFHGALMYVSFFAALTIFCYVFLVGEIKRVEFS; translated from the coding sequence ATGACTGATATCACAGAACAGATAAAATTAAAGAAAACCGGGTTTATCCGTTATCTTGTCGTGTTTATGTTATTCATCGTGACTGCGGTTAACTATGGCGATCGTGCGGTACTTTCTATTGCCGGTGTGCCAATGTCTGAAGAACTTGGCATCAGTTCGGTCAGCCTGGGGTATATTTTTTCTGCCTTTGCCTGGGCTTACGTCCTGGGGCAAATCCCAGGGGGGCGGCTGCTTGATAGGTTCGGCTCGCGGCGGGTTTACTTCTGGAGTATTTTTCTTTGGTCGCTGTTCACTATGCTGCAAGCCGGCGTCTTTCTGCTTCATGGGGTAACGCTATTCGGCACCGTTTCCCTTGCGGTGGCCGTGTTGTTCTTGCTGCGGTTTATCGTCGGGTTAGCCGAGTGCCCGGCATTCCCCGGTAATAGCCGCGTGGTGTCGGCATGGTTCCCGTTAAAAGAACGGGGAACTGCCTCGGCCGTTTTCAATTCGGCGCAATATTTCGCCACAGCGATTTTTGCGCCGATAATGGGGTGGTTTACCCACAACTATGGCTGGCACAGCGCCTTCATCTTTATGGGCCTCATCGGTATTATCATTAGTTTCATCTGGTTAAGAATCATTTACCCACCTTCCCAGCACCCCTGGGTATCAAAAGATGAACTGGCGTATATAGAACAAGGCGGTGCTTTAGTTAATCTCGATGCATCGTTGGGGAAAACAGAACCACAGGCCGCCGCTTTCGTTGAAAAAGAAACGGAGAAAAAAATCACGGTTAAGATGCTGTTGTCACAGCGCCTGTTGGTCGGGGTTTATTTAGGGCAATATTGTATTTCGACGCTGACCTGGTTTTTTATTTCCTGGTTCCCGGTCTATCTCATCAAAGAGCGGCATATGACGATATTGGGCGCAGGTTTTGCTGCATCACTGCCGGCGCTGTGCGGTTTTGCCGGTGGGATCCTGGGCGGGATTGTGTCTGATTTTCTGATAAAGAAAGGGTGTTCACTCTCATTGGCACGTAAGACACCTATTATCTTAGGCATGCTGTGTTCGATGTCGATGCTGATCTGCAATTATGTCGATTCAATCAGCTTGGCTATATTCTTTATGTCGCTTGCTTTCTTTGGCAAAGGGTTTGGCGCGCTGGGTTGGGCCGTGGTGGCGGACACCTCACCAAAAGAAGCGATCGGGCTAAGCGGCGGCTTGTTCAATACGATTGGCAATATCGCCGGCATTGTTACACCGATCATTATTGGCTATATCGTTGCTGCTACCGGTTCTTTCCATGGTGCGTTGATGTATGTGTCGTTCTTTGCTGCATTGACTATCTTCTGTTATGTCTTCCTGGTCGGTGAAATTAAACGCGTCGAATTTTCCTAA
- a CDS encoding PLP-dependent aminotransferase family protein, translating to MNNFLTLSIDKQSSVTLVEQLMQAFQLAIRSKHFPPGGKLPSIRRCAQMCQVSASTVVIVYDQLIAEGLIKSIPGSGFFVIDKPMNYVNDQQKNQKAVDFPIDDYWLLTNVYYSHTSYSHFGCGWLPSDWYPNNDLSRALRAVARQNISANGYGEPQGFSPLREYLSGYLSDRSLYAAPDNILLTQGASRALDIISAAFLESGDTVLVDEPGYCNFLTSLLMKGVRAIGIPWTDQGPDISVMEKLIKKHRPKLYFTNPWLHNPTGTCMSLNVAYQVLMIAEQQGIKIVEDHVSGDLMPPNSVTLASLGGLERVIHISSYSKTLSPSLRVGYVVADVPTINRLTQYKMMSGLTSSEFVERIVLSLLKEGHYHKSLEKLRAKLALAQAEVGRFLQELGWELFIQPKNGFYIYAKPRGSKMDAQTLAERAKKDGLIFAPGYLFHPQHMRSPWIRFNVAYSLTHKNILISFLKSEDCIRICNGNN from the coding sequence ATGAACAATTTTTTAACGTTATCTATTGATAAGCAATCTTCAGTTACGCTCGTAGAACAGCTTATGCAGGCATTTCAGCTCGCGATACGTTCCAAACATTTTCCTCCCGGTGGGAAACTGCCTTCCATCCGGCGCTGTGCGCAAATGTGTCAGGTCAGCGCTTCAACGGTTGTCATTGTTTACGACCAATTAATTGCCGAGGGCCTGATAAAATCGATTCCTGGCTCGGGTTTTTTCGTTATTGACAAGCCAATGAATTATGTCAATGACCAACAGAAAAACCAAAAGGCCGTCGACTTCCCTATTGATGACTATTGGTTATTAACAAACGTATATTATTCACATACCAGCTATAGTCATTTTGGTTGCGGTTGGTTACCTTCAGACTGGTATCCCAATAATGATTTATCACGGGCATTACGCGCCGTTGCTCGGCAAAATATCTCTGCCAATGGTTATGGCGAGCCCCAAGGTTTTTCCCCACTAAGAGAATATTTAAGTGGCTATTTATCCGATCGCTCACTTTATGCCGCGCCGGATAATATTCTGCTGACGCAGGGAGCAAGCCGCGCGCTGGATATCATTTCCGCGGCTTTTTTAGAAAGCGGGGATACCGTGCTGGTTGATGAGCCAGGATACTGTAACTTCCTGACGTCATTGCTGATGAAAGGCGTACGCGCTATTGGAATACCCTGGACAGATCAGGGGCCCGATATTTCAGTGATGGAAAAGCTGATAAAAAAACACCGGCCAAAACTTTATTTTACCAACCCCTGGTTGCATAACCCCACCGGTACCTGTATGAGCCTTAACGTCGCTTATCAGGTTTTGATGATCGCCGAGCAACAGGGCATAAAAATCGTCGAAGACCATGTATCCGGCGATCTCATGCCGCCAAATAGCGTCACGCTGGCCTCACTCGGCGGGCTTGAGCGCGTGATACATATCAGCAGTTACTCAAAAACGCTATCGCCCAGCCTGCGCGTCGGTTATGTTGTCGCCGATGTGCCAACAATCAACCGGTTGACACAGTACAAAATGATGAGTGGCCTGACCTCCTCCGAATTTGTTGAACGAATCGTATTAAGCCTACTGAAAGAGGGCCACTATCATAAGTCGCTGGAGAAATTACGCGCAAAATTGGCATTAGCGCAAGCCGAAGTGGGCCGTTTTTTGCAAGAATTAGGTTGGGAGTTATTTATTCAACCTAAAAATGGCTTTTATATCTATGCAAAACCCAGAGGCTCAAAAATGGATGCGCAGACATTAGCCGAACGCGCCAAAAAAGACGGATTAATATTTGCCCCCGGCTATCTTTTTCATCCGCAACATATGAGAAGCCCATGGATACGCTTTAATGTTGCGTATTCACTTACGCATAAAAATATACTTATCTCTTTTTTGAAAAGTGAAGATTGCATTAGAATTTGCAACGGCAATAATTAA